In Syntrophales bacterium, the DNA window GCCTCTATGACGACGCGAAAGCCACGAACTGTTATCATGTGGTGGAACTCATGGGACGAAGGGCCGGATGGTACACCGCGGCGGCCAGCATCTTCGCACGGGGAACCAAGGCCGTTATCCCCGAGGACTACGAGGGCCGGGCTTTTGTCATGGCCCATGAACTGGCGTCAGACCTTCTGGAAATCGTCCTGAAGCGGGAAAAAATAGGTAAAGGGTACGGTGTGTTCTGTATCGCCGAAGGGCTGGCCGACATGTTGCCGCCGGAAGACAGGGAGCACATTGAACAGGATCGCCACGGCAACCCGCGATTGGCGGAGGCAAAAATAGGCGACCGCATCGCCCGGGAACTCAGCCGCCTCTACAGGGAGACGGGCAGGGAAAAAAGCTTCAAACCCCAGCTGGTGGGTTATGAAACCCGCCAGCATTCCCCGTCGCTGTACGATGTCCTGCTGACGTCCCAACTGGGAGTGGGCGCCTTCCGTTTGATCGAACAGGGACGGAAAGGTGAAATGGTGACCGTGCGAGACAACCTCGAGATCGACGGCATACCCTTCAGCGAGCTCATAGAACCTGATTCCCTGCTCGTACGAAACAGGAACATCGACAGGAATGGCGATTTTTACAGACTGCTGAGATCTCTTGAAGAATCGTTTTCGCAGGATTGACGGCATCCTGCGGGAAGTACGGCCCTGCACCGGTTCTCCGGGCGCGACCGGGGCGGAAACGACGGATACGTCATGTCTCACCCGGAAGATATCCCCGGGCGAGGTCCGTATATTCCCTGACCTGGTTTTTCTGCCACTTCCTGGAGAGCTTCAACTCTCCGGCCATTATTTTGGCCGTTTCCGGCGCCATCCTGATGCTGGCCCTGGCGTCGAGAATCAACGCCCTGGTTCTCCGGGAGAGAACATCCTCTACGGTCCGTGCCATTTCTTTTCTCACCGCCCAGACCACCTGAGCTTTCAGTACAGGTAACGCGGGGTCAAGCGGGTCGGCGAGAGCTGGATTACCCTGAATCATCCGTCGAAGGGCAATAATGTCGGATCCATATGAACTCAAAGGATCCAGGGGATCGAGATGCTTCAGCCAGCCATGAATCCGCAGATTCGTCGTTGCGCTCGGGCGTTCCTCCAGACCCGCCACGAGAGCGGCCTTGTTGATGGTATCCTCTCCCATTTTGCGATAGGTGGTCCATTTTCCCCCCGCCAGGGTTACCAGACCCGAAGGTGAAACGAGCACCTTGTGGCTTCGGGAAATTTCTCTCGTCGGTGTGCCTCCGTCAGGCGGGGCGGCCAGAGGCCGCAGACCGGCGAAAACGCTGAGCACATCACTTTCGGTGGGTACTTTTTCAAGGTATTTTCCGGCCGTATTAAGAATAAATTCAATCTCTTCGTCAAGAGCCCTCGGTTCCAGGTCGGCCTTTTCCACGGGCGTGTCCGTGGTTCCCACAACGACCTTACCCTGCCAGGGGACGGCGAAAAGAACCCGGCCGTCATCGGTGTGGGGAACCATGATTGCCGTGTCACCGGGGAGAAACGTTTTGTCCACGACAAGATGGACCCCCTGGCTCGGTTTGACCATGTCTTCGGCGGCGGGGTTATCCATTTTCAGTATGTCATCAACAAAAACCCCCGTCGCGTTTATAACGACCCGGCTATATATTTCGAGTTCCTTCCCTGTTTCCATGTCCCGGGCCGTGACGCCGTTCACCATGTCACCCGCTTTGAGGAGTCCCGTGACTTTCATGTAGTTGAGGGGAGTGCCTCCTTTTTCCGCCAGCGTCTGGGCAAGGTTGACGGCCAGGCGCGCGTCGTCGAACTGCCCGTCATGGTAGACGATACCCCCCCGGAGTTCCTTCGTCCTGAGAGTGGGGATGGCCGCAAGAGCTTCTTTTCCGGAGAGGCTTTTCGAGGGGCCCAGCCCCAGCCTGCCTGCCATGACATCATACACTTTCAGGCCCACCCGGTAAAAAGGGCCGTCCCACCAGTCATAACTTGGAACGACGAAACGCTGGTTGGCTACCAGGTGGGGCGCGTTTTGCCTGAGCAGCCCCCTTTCGTGGAGGGCTTCGATGACGAGAGACACGTCACCCTGCTGCAGATACCGTACGCCGCCGTGTATGAGCTTGGTGCTGCGGCTTGATGTTCCCTTGGCGAAATCGGATTGTTCGAGCAGCAGACAGCTGTAGCCGCGGGCGCTTGCATCGATTGCGACGCCCAGACCCGAGGCTCCGCCGCCGATGACAATGCAATCCCAGACGTCGTTCCAGGTTTCGACCTTCGCGAGCAGGTCATCTCTGTTCATCATGATTGTGTCTCTCCCGTGAAGAGTCGTTGCATTCCAGGGGGTTCCCGGTCGGGCTTCCGATTGACAGGCAGGCGACTCCGGCCAGGGCGCGCCGCCAGGCATTCAGGGATTCCCGTGTCCGCGTCGAGTCCGTCGAGGGATAGAAAACCCTGTCTTTCTTCCAGTTTGTTTCCAACTCGTCGATGCCGGAATAGAAACCGACGGCAAGACCCGCAAGAGATGCGGCACCGAGGGCTGTTGTCTCCGACACGACGGGCCTCACCACGGGAATTCCCAGGATGTCCGCCTGGAACTGCAGCAGGGTGTCATTGGAGGCCGCGCCTCCATCCACCCGGAGCTCCTCTGCTTCAATTGCCGAGTCGATGATCATGGCGGAAACGACGTCGTGGACCTGGAAGGCGATGCCTTCAAGGGCGGCCCGGGCGATATGGCCCGCCGTGGTCCCCCGGGTTATGCCCGAAATGGTTCCCCGGGCGTAGGGATTCCAGTGTGGGGCTCCGAGACCGGTCAGGGCCGGAACGAGGACGATACCTCCGTTGTCGGGAACAGACAGGGCCAGCGGTTCAATATCCTCGGATTTCTTGATGATTCCCAGTCCGTCGCGAAGCCATTGAACCACGGCTCCGGCCACGAAAATACTGCCTTCCATGGCATAGGCAGTGGTACCGTTTCCGGTAAGGGCAACGGTGGTCAATAGATTGTTCCTTGATTGTACACGCCGCGCGCCGGTGTGCATCATGACGAAAGCCCCTGTCCCGTAGGTGTTCTTTATCATACCTCGCTTCAGGCAGACCTGTCCGAACAGAGCCGCCTGCTGGTCACCTGCGATTCCGGCAATGGGAATTGCCGTGCCGAAAAACGCGGGGTCTGTTTCACCATACACCTCGCTTGAAGACACCACCTGCGGCATCAACGGCGCGGGTATGTCCATGAGCGAGAGAAGCTCCCCGTCCCATTCAAGGCGGTTGATATCGAAGAGCATGGTTCGACTGGCATTTGTCGTGTCCGTTACATGCGCGCGGCCGCCCGTCAGGTTCCAGACAAGCCAGCTGTCGACGGTTCCGAAGGCAAGGATTCCCGCTTCTGCTTTTTCCCGGGCTCCGGGGACATTCTCCAGGAGCCAGCGCAGCTTGGTTCCCGAAAAATAGGCGTCGATAACGAGACCGCACTTGTTGTGTACCAGAGCTTCGTACCCCCGGTTTCGAAGGGTTTCACAGAAGTCAGCCGTTCGGCGGTCCTGCCAGACGATGGCATTGAAAACGGGAGCGCCTGTTGTTCGATCCCAGAGTATGGTAGTTTCCCGCTGGTTGGTAATCCCGATGGCGGCGACACTGGCGGCTGAAATACCGTTCCTGTCGAGAACCTCTCTGGCTACGGTGATTTGTGATTCCATGATCTCCCGGGGGTCATGCTCAACCCACCCCGGGTGTGGATAGTACTGTTTGAACTCTTTCCGGGCAACGGCGACAACCATGCCCGACCGATCGAACAGAATGGCTCGTGAGCTTGTTGTTCCCTGATCGAGGGCGAGGATGTAGTTTTTCATTGACCAACCCGGCATTGCATCTTTTCAGTGACGGTCATCACCTTCAGGGTGTGTAACCGCGGGCCGATATGTTCCGCCGGAGCCCGTCCCCGAGAGCGGACTCGGTCGCTGCACCCTATCATCTTTCGCCGGTGAGTGAGGCTCCGGTCTCTATTTGACGCGTCGCTTCAGACGCAGCATGTTGTGTATGGTAAAGGTGCCGCCCTGCACGGTTATCAGCCCCTTTTCCCGGAGAACACGCAGCCCTTTGTTGATGCTTTCACGGGAAGCACCCACCATTCTGGCCAGATCCGACTGGGTGAGAGGAAGTTCGAAGGATCCCACGTTCTGCTCTTCGTTGCCGTGTTCTTCGACCAACTGAAGCAATTTTTTTGCCAGCCTTCCGGAAACATTGAGGAAACAGGTGTCCTGGAGGAAGTCGTCAGTCTTTCTGAGGCGAAGTGAAAGCGATGTGAGGATCGCTTGAATCGCGGCCGGGTTGTTCTGAAGAAAAGCGACAAAATCGGTCCGGTTGAGCACACACAGTTCCGAGTCTTCACATGCCACGGCGTCGGCCGACCGGGGCATGCCGTCCAGCAGAGCCATTTCACCAAAAAAATCACTGTCCGAAAAAACGGCCAGCACCACTTCCTCACCCAGCGGCGAGGGCGGGGGAAGAACAATCTTTATTGAGCCCCGGATAATAACGTAGAGTGTGGTTCCTTCGTCACCCTTGTTAAAAAGAACTTCGTTTTTTTTGATGCTCTGCCGTTGTATGGAACTGACAAGCCGTGCCTTGTCTGCGGCTGACAAGGCCTGAAAAAGGGGAATATTCACCAGCAGGGCATCCGGAGACATGACTGAATTCCCTCCATGGATTTCGTTTTCTTATATATATTCGTCATTTTATAGCCAGTATTGCCCGGCCGGTCAAGCACAGAGATCATGGGAAGCGCCCCAACTCGGAAAAACCCTTTGACAGGCACTCCGACTTTCGTATACTGTATGCCAGTCCGTCCTGTTCGGGCCCGATGGAAGCCAATGGGGCTATCCTGCACCGCACTTTTTTCAAAGCCGTCAGGACTGATGGTCCCGTAAAAAGTCGAAAAACATCTGGTTGAGGATGGCTTCGTAAAAAGCTCCGCAGGCAAGGCGCGCAAATCCTGAGGAATGAGGCGTACTTAGCGGTACGCCGCAGTGACGAAGGATGCAGCGCAACGCAGCATCCGGACTTTTTACGAAGCCATCAGGACTGAGGCTGTTCAGGATGGGACGAGACCATGCGCGACTGGAGTCAGTGATGGAAGATCGATGGCTTTCCGTAGATGAGATCGCGGCCTATCTCGGCATCAAGCGGGATACGGTCTACAAATGGATATCTGAAAAGCAAATGCCGGCGTACCGGATGGGCCGCCTCTGGAAATTCCGCAAAGAAGAGGTGGACGAGTGGGTAAAAACAGGGGGAGCAGCGGAGTCCGATTCTCAGAATCCGGATACGGGAAAGAAATGAAGGATGTTCTGCTGACATTTACAGGATTTCATGACCTTTATTTCAAGGGATTGGTTGACCGGGAGGAACAGCCTGGCCCCATCCTCTCTCCTGACCAGACGCTCATTCGATCATATATTTCTCTTCGATACTTCAAACACAGAAACCTTGCGGATTATTTCCCTCAGTGGCAGTGATCGGCCGAGATTTCAGGAGGAGGCCCGTGAAGGATTATTCTTCTGAAGCAGATGCAAGAATTGTAATCGACGATCTGCTCCGCCAAGCAGGGTGGAACCCCGCCGACAAGTCGCAGGTGCTAACCGAGGTCTCCGTTCGCGATGCAACTTCGACCGTTATCGAATTCTTTACACCCCATGGAAACGAGCCCGTCTGGGAATCGAAAGGCGGATATGGTATGTCCACCGGTCGTGCTGACTACCTCTTGCTTGATCAGCGCGGTCGTCCCCTTAGCATCATAGAGGCAAAGCGCACGGCCATAGATCCATATACGGCCAAACAACAGGCACTGCCGTATGCCAAAACAATCGGCGCGCCGTTCATCTTTCTTACGAATGGTGAACTCATCTATTTTTGGGACTACGGCAACGACGACGCCCGTATCGTAAATTCCTTTTTTTCCCGCCGTGATCTTGAGCGTTTGGTCGAAATGCGCGCAACTCGCAGGCCGCTCGCGGCGGTAGAAATGCCCGAGTATTACCTTCGTCAGGGTGAGACCCGGCAGGTGCGGCCCTACCAGCGCGAAACAATGCAGGCTCTGGACCACGCTGTGGAACTCGGCAAGCGCCGTTTTCTGATTGAACTCCCCACCGGCACAGGCAAGACGGATCTCGTCTCCATCTATATCAAGCGGCTCATCCAGGCCGGATGCGCCGAGCGCATTTTGTTCCTGGTAGACAGGGAGCAACTCGCCAAACAGGCGCTCGAAGCCATTCAGGACATTCTGAACCAGCACAGCAGCTACTGGTTACGTCCGGGCATGGTCCGGCAGGAACAACAGATTACGGTCTGTCTGCTCCAGACCATGATCAGCCGCTACACGGAATTCACCAGTGGCTATTTCGACGTGGTCATAGCCGATGAATGTCACCGTTCCATCTATGGCTCCTGGCAGATCGCGCTCACGCATTTTGATGCGTTTCACATAGGGCTGACTGCAACCCCATCGGCCTATATCGAGCGGAACACTTTCCAGTTCTACCAGTGCCGTGACGGCCAGCCGGATTTCGCCTTTCCGATCCTGCAGGCGTTTCGGGACGGTTATCTGGTGCCGTACAAATTTGCCACCGGCATCACCCAAATCCTTGCTGAAGGGGCACAGGTCGATGAGCAAACATACGACCCGTCCGAATTTGAACGCAAATGGACCAACAAAGACTCTAACAGGAAAATGATGCAGGAGTTCGACCGGCTCGCCTGGAAAAACTATCAAGAGTTGGCTCCCGGTCAAAAAACCGGGCCCGGCAAGACCATCGTTTTTGCCATCACGAAGCACCATGCCGCAAGACTGGCCTATTTCCTGAACGAACTGCATCCTGAGCTCAAGGGCCAGTATGCCGAGGTTATCACGAGCGACGTTGCCAACGCCGACGATCTCATCCGCAAGTTCAAACGAGAAGAATATCCGCAGGTAGCTGTTAGTGTAGGTATGCTGGACACAGGCTTCAACTGCCGGGAGGTCCTTCACTTGGTCATGTGCCGCCGGGTACGCAGTCCCATCCTCTACCAACAGATGAGGGGGCGCGGAACGCGCACGGCAGATCATATCCAGAAGCAAAAATTCGTTATCTACGACTTCTTTGGTAACCACGACTACTTCAACGATAGCGATACCGACATTTTCACCGGTATCGGTATCGGATATGCTCCTGGCGGCGAACGCAAGCCACCCAAACCGCCAGGCGACCTTGTCGAACTTGGCCTCGAGGACGAGTGGCTCCACGCAGTCACGTATGTGGAGGTGGGGTCGGAGGGTGAGCGAGTCGACAAGCGCGACTATGTCACCATGTGGGAAACAAGCGTTCAAACCGCTGTGAAGGATGACCCGATCATCCAGAAAATCCGGAAGGAAGAATTGCTCACCGAAGACGAGGAGAGGGCTCTGGCTGACCGGTTAAACCGGCCGGCAATGTATTTCAACGAGGAGAACCTTCGCCGGGCCTATCGCCGGCCGGGCGGCAACCTGATCGACTTTATCAAGGCCGCCCTTGGCAGGTTCAGGATCAAACCTCACGAAGAAGAATTGACCGAGAATTTCCAGGCCTGGCTGGTGGCAAAATCGCTCACACCCCGGCAGGCGCAGTACCTGTCACTTCTCAAGAACCGCGGTATCGCCCGCGGCTGCATTGAACTGGACGATTTGTTCGAGCCGCCGCTTTCCAATGTAAATGCGGCAGAACTGGGCGTTGAGCTCTTCGGCGAGAAGGGGCTCAAGGAAATAATCCAGGATTTGAACGATTCCGTCTTCACGGAGACGAGCGCATAAGGAGTAGCGATGAACCAGGATTTGCGCAGAAAATTGAACCGGATCACCGACATCCTCTGGGCCGGCGGTGTGACCAATCCGGT includes these proteins:
- a CDS encoding 6-phosphofructokinase; its protein translation is MATVPAVSTDPEHITPAIQRLRSGGLRVGILHSGGPAPGSNRVLAGAAKQFLDRGVQVTGFYNGFEFLQEVDPFKLVPGKHYATLTREVISDVLDVNSFYLKTSRANPGRGITAPDDLKNPTKTEKLVNVLNAFEYLKIGAVISIGGDDTLKTGNYLYEIALLRQENMPDMCFQGSIVHVPKTIDNDYFGIPWTFGFLTASEAAGRSVRGLYDDAKATNCYHVVELMGRRAGWYTAAASIFARGTKAVIPEDYEGRAFVMAHELASDLLEIVLKREKIGKGYGVFCIAEGLADMLPPEDREHIEQDRHGNPRLAEAKIGDRIARELSRLYRETGREKSFKPQLVGYETRQHSPSLYDVLLTSQLGVGAFRLIEQGRKGEMVTVRDNLEIDGIPFSELIEPDSLLVRNRNIDRNGDFYRLLRSLEESFSQD
- a CDS encoding glycerol-3-phosphate dehydrogenase/oxidase — encoded protein: MMNRDDLLAKVETWNDVWDCIVIGGGASGLGVAIDASARGYSCLLLEQSDFAKGTSSRSTKLIHGGVRYLQQGDVSLVIEALHERGLLRQNAPHLVANQRFVVPSYDWWDGPFYRVGLKVYDVMAGRLGLGPSKSLSGKEALAAIPTLRTKELRGGIVYHDGQFDDARLAVNLAQTLAEKGGTPLNYMKVTGLLKAGDMVNGVTARDMETGKELEIYSRVVINATGVFVDDILKMDNPAAEDMVKPSQGVHLVVDKTFLPGDTAIMVPHTDDGRVLFAVPWQGKVVVGTTDTPVEKADLEPRALDEEIEFILNTAGKYLEKVPTESDVLSVFAGLRPLAAPPDGGTPTREISRSHKVLVSPSGLVTLAGGKWTTYRKMGEDTINKAALVAGLEERPSATTNLRIHGWLKHLDPLDPLSSYGSDIIALRRMIQGNPALADPLDPALPVLKAQVVWAVRKEMARTVEDVLSRRTRALILDARASIRMAPETAKIMAGELKLSRKWQKNQVREYTDLARGYLPGET
- the glpK gene encoding glycerol kinase GlpK, which produces MKNYILALDQGTTSSRAILFDRSGMVVAVARKEFKQYYPHPGWVEHDPREIMESQITVAREVLDRNGISAASVAAIGITNQRETTILWDRTTGAPVFNAIVWQDRRTADFCETLRNRGYEALVHNKCGLVIDAYFSGTKLRWLLENVPGAREKAEAGILAFGTVDSWLVWNLTGGRAHVTDTTNASRTMLFDINRLEWDGELLSLMDIPAPLMPQVVSSSEVYGETDPAFFGTAIPIAGIAGDQQAALFGQVCLKRGMIKNTYGTGAFVMMHTGARRVQSRNNLLTTVALTGNGTTAYAMEGSIFVAGAVVQWLRDGLGIIKKSEDIEPLALSVPDNGGIVLVPALTGLGAPHWNPYARGTISGITRGTTAGHIARAALEGIAFQVHDVVSAMIIDSAIEAEELRVDGGAASNDTLLQFQADILGIPVVRPVVSETTALGAASLAGLAVGFYSGIDELETNWKKDRVFYPSTDSTRTRESLNAWRRALAGVACLSIGSPTGNPLECNDSSRERHNHDEQR
- a CDS encoding Crp/Fnr family transcriptional regulator yields the protein MSPDALLVNIPLFQALSAADKARLVSSIQRQSIKKNEVLFNKGDEGTTLYVIIRGSIKIVLPPPSPLGEEVVLAVFSDSDFFGEMALLDGMPRSADAVACEDSELCVLNRTDFVAFLQNNPAAIQAILTSLSLRLRKTDDFLQDTCFLNVSGRLAKKLLQLVEEHGNEEQNVGSFELPLTQSDLARMVGASRESINKGLRVLREKGLITVQGGTFTIHNMLRLKRRVK
- a CDS encoding helix-turn-helix domain-containing protein, with translation MEDRWLSVDEIAAYLGIKRDTVYKWISEKQMPAYRMGRLWKFRKEEVDEWVKTGGAAESDSQNPDTGKK
- a CDS encoding DEAD/DEAH box helicase family protein, which gives rise to MKDYSSEADARIVIDDLLRQAGWNPADKSQVLTEVSVRDATSTVIEFFTPHGNEPVWESKGGYGMSTGRADYLLLDQRGRPLSIIEAKRTAIDPYTAKQQALPYAKTIGAPFIFLTNGELIYFWDYGNDDARIVNSFFSRRDLERLVEMRATRRPLAAVEMPEYYLRQGETRQVRPYQRETMQALDHAVELGKRRFLIELPTGTGKTDLVSIYIKRLIQAGCAERILFLVDREQLAKQALEAIQDILNQHSSYWLRPGMVRQEQQITVCLLQTMISRYTEFTSGYFDVVIADECHRSIYGSWQIALTHFDAFHIGLTATPSAYIERNTFQFYQCRDGQPDFAFPILQAFRDGYLVPYKFATGITQILAEGAQVDEQTYDPSEFERKWTNKDSNRKMMQEFDRLAWKNYQELAPGQKTGPGKTIVFAITKHHAARLAYFLNELHPELKGQYAEVITSDVANADDLIRKFKREEYPQVAVSVGMLDTGFNCREVLHLVMCRRVRSPILYQQMRGRGTRTADHIQKQKFVIYDFFGNHDYFNDSDTDIFTGIGIGYAPGGERKPPKPPGDLVELGLEDEWLHAVTYVEVGSEGERVDKRDYVTMWETSVQTAVKDDPIIQKIRKEELLTEDEERALADRLNRPAMYFNEENLRRAYRRPGGNLIDFIKAALGRFRIKPHEEELTENFQAWLVAKSLTPRQAQYLSLLKNRGIARGCIELDDLFEPPLSNVNAAELGVELFGEKGLKEIIQDLNDSVFTETSA